DNA from Ictalurus punctatus breed USDA103 chromosome 7, Coco_2.0, whole genome shotgun sequence:
tgtgtatgcatagtTCCCATAACAGCTGTGCAGATTGGGAAGAATCAGGCGTGGAGATTGTCCACAAACAGCTGTGATGTTGATGTGAAGTGTGCAGTGCTCGGAGTTGAGAGGGTCTCCTACCTGTGGAGGGGCTATAAGACTGGGAGTGGAGCTCAGCTGCAGTTCAGTCTCTCACCAGCAGAAGGAGCTGttacactgaactgcactgcagCTAACAACGTCAGCTCCAGTTCTGCTACAGAGACACTGAACTGTAGCGTCAAAGCCGGTAAAAATCACACTTTTACTGTAACTACACAAACTTCACAAAAATGTCTCTGCactgcatcagtgtgtgtgtgtgtgtgtgtgtgtgtgtgtgtgtgggtgtgggctTTGTTTCACATGCAGAAACTCAAATATCAGTGCTTAAACTGATCAGTAGTCTAGTGGCGGCCTCTCCGTATCTGCTGGTGACCATCATCCTGGGTGTAAAATGTTACAGAGCTCGAGGTAAAAACTACATAAACATAATGAATAGTCCACAGTAACATACTATTTCACgtcttgttatttatttatttatttattcaatattattttatttcacaggTCATCATAACAGTCAGTATGCCATGAAAGTAATTGAGGAATGAGCACTTTGCTCTCTCTGTAAGAAATAAGTTGAACACTGAACTACTCAGTGGCAAACAAATCTGATTCTGCTACAAAGTTTATAGTTttacagttttcatttttataataatattttcatttacactcAAAGCTCAAGGGCACAGaatatttttactgtatttatgtTTGCACTCTTCTGAGTTGGATCAACGTTGGAGCTTTTCTTCCAGATTAGAGATCACAACACTGTTATGACTGCCGGGAAAACTCGGATTGCTCTTCTTCCACTTCAGTCTCTCTGGGTCCTCTTCCAGCCCCCTGTATTTCACCAGATTCTTCTATTTCTTCATCGTATTTTGCCATCACTCGATTGTCAGATCTATCACCACTGCAGtattctgcattttattttaactcaCACTGTTTACTTTGCTGTACTGTTATCTGACTGTAACTGGAGATCACAGATATTCATGTTTATCTGTCCCTGCATCTAATATTATAATGTGTTGCAATAgtgtataataaatgtaatctggTTCATGTAATCTGATCAAGTACTTGTGAACAAAGTCAGAGtatctttacatttacataaactgCTTTATTACATTTGCAGATGTCACTTTGAGAAAACATGAGTACTAGATGTTTGCAAAAAATGTCTGGGGAAGTCCATCCAGCTATCCATcctctactgcttactccttttcagggtcacggggaaccctatcccagggaggggtgcaacctggacagggtgccaatccatcgcagggcacaatcacacacacattcactttagacatgccaatcagcatgtctttggattggcaTGAatccccgcagcacagggagaacatgcaaactccacacacacaggggaatcgaggtgggaatcgaacccccaaatctggaggtgtgaggcaaacatgctaaccactaagtcaccatcCGCCCTCTATAAGATCCCATTCATAGGCTATACTATGAAAATATCCTAtaactttaaaaatgttttttttaactgtctctctctctctttctctctctctctctctttctctctctctctctcacactcacacacacacacacacacacacacacacacacacacacacacacacacacacacacacgtggttTTGATGTAGTTTGTGTTATTGGATATtggatattttatgtttttggaTAGCATCTTTGTTTAcatcattaaataaaactattgaGTACCTGCACCTATACACAGTTGAGGTCATGATGTGTATGGGGAGCGAAGtttggtccgatcccacaggaGAGCTACTCTTGTACAAATggctgaaaatgttaatgctggctatgatagaaaggtgtcagaacacacagtgcatcacagcttgctgcgtatgggttTGAGTAGCTGCAGACTGGTCTGAGTGCCCATGTTGCCCCCTGTCCACCGCCAAAAGTGACTATAGTGAACATATGAGCATCAAAAtcggaccatggagcaatggaagaaggaaCGTGGTCTgattaatcacattttctttctcaTCATGTGGATCAACTGGATGCGTGTGCGTCACTCACTTGGGGAAAacatggcaccaggatgcactatgggaagaacgcaagctggtggaggaagtgtgatactctgggcaatgttctgctgggaaactttgggtcctggcattcatgtgaagTTACTTTGACACTTACCacttacctaaacattgttgcggACCAAGTACAACCCTTCATAGCAAGGGGATTCCTAATAGCAGTGAACTATTTCAGCGGGGTAATGCtccctgctacactgcaaaaatgttcaggaaatgtttgaggaacatgacaaacagTTCAAGGAGTTGACTCAGCCTCCAAATTCACCATATCTCAATCCAATGGAGCAGCTGTGGGATGTCCACAATTGTGTTGTCCTCACCAACAAACAACTAACATcaggtgacaaaaaaaacacaacagatttcaggatgtagtcattttttcccccaaaaaataaaCCGATATTCAGAAACTAGGTgtgaaaataagtacaccctataagTCAGTAACATGTAGAATCACCTTTATCAACAAtaacttgaagaaaaaaatttcTGTAGGGGTTTATCAgtcaaaatttctccaaaatgatgtaagagactgataaactcctacagaaaacattttcttcaagttattgttgctaaaggtggttctacatgttactgaattgtgtgatgtacttatttttcccacatggtttatgaatgttggtttacttttgattttttaaaatatcagtacattttgaaatctgttgtgtttttttttttttttttattgtcaccTGAGGTAATTTTATtctatataaaaacataaaattaaagGAGGGTGCACTTCCTTTTTCCTATGACTGTGCATACAGCAACTAAAGTCTGATGCACTGTTAATGACTTTACTAAACATGTTCAATTCTTTGAAAAGGCAAAAAAGCCATAGTCTGTGTGAGAGTTCTTTCCTCTTCTAGCCTTTTAGCAGCTGACCACAAGTAAACAACATCAACATGCCCCCTTGTGTTGGTGCACTTGATCAGCTTTAAGCTGCGTGTGTAGCAGAACCACAGTGAGGCTTTAAAGGCTTTAAACCACTTTCAGAGAATACACATAGAGAACTTTCCGATAACGCTGTAGGtgcatttattttgtctttacaGCCACATACAGCAAACATTTATAGATTAAGAGACCTCAGACACACACTGAATGAGGAAGTGTTTTTTGAGCCTCAGCTTTCGTCTACTTTAGTCATTCACTAATACAGCAATGCAGGACTTTCATGGATATACTGTTTCCATCTCTGGTGTGCTGTTGTTTGCGCTTCTACTGGGTATGTACAGAGATTAATATTGGACATTTTTAATGCACTTGGCAAATTAAGCTTTTTCAGTGATTAACAGTAAACGAGCTTCCTTACTGCTAACCTCATAGGTCAGAGCAAACAATTTTACATGGcatttggagatgttctgaaatgCATAAAATACACAGCCGAATATTTACATTAACTAATTTAGTA
Protein-coding regions in this window:
- the LOC124627485 gene encoding CD48 antigen isoform X1; this translates as MQDFHGYTISISGVLLFALLQGVCGVLADTVMVLKVGSSLDLPVQYPIESLLLVQWVFNGKIFAEYSTDQSCTLLESQFSGRLKENNDRVGVTVQDLQPQDSGTFSVAAEDTETQLPTQTFKVYIQIPITAVQIGKNQAWRLSTNSCDVDVKCAVLGVERVSYLWRGYKTGSGAQLQFSLSPAEGAVTLNCTAANNVSSSSATETLNCSVKAETQISVLKLISSLVAASPYLLVTIILGVKCYRARGHHNSQYAMKLDQRWSFSSRLEITTLL